The Aurantiacibacter arachoides genome window below encodes:
- a CDS encoding pyridoxal-dependent decarboxylase, exosortase A system-associated — MKPLGPIPPQFETVDGELAISGRKASALVKEAGGTPLFVYSRTAMERRMADLRAAMPTRLAIHYAMKANPYAPLLEMMADMVDGLDIASGGELELAREAGYLPREISFAGPGKRDGELTAAIRAGVTLNLESESEADRALDIARALGVAPRLAIRVNPSFEMRGSGMKMGGGAKPFGVDEDRVPALARRIVDAGANWRGFHIYTGSQALDADAIIETQGQVLDTAARLAGEAGVEVPHLNMGGGFGIPYFDRDQPLDIAAIGAALDRRFAALPAVLAETRFAIELGRYLVGEAGVYLTRIVDRKVSHGTTFLVTDGGLHHQLAASGNFGTVVRRNYPLAIAGKFAAAPEEEVNVVGCLCTPLDRLAEQAMLPRADVGDLVAVFCAGAYGASASPATFLGQGPAREMLV, encoded by the coding sequence ATGAAGCCCCTCGGTCCTATCCCGCCGCAGTTCGAAACCGTCGATGGCGAGCTCGCCATCAGCGGTCGCAAGGCCAGCGCGCTGGTGAAGGAGGCTGGCGGCACCCCGCTGTTCGTCTATTCCCGGACCGCGATGGAGCGGCGGATGGCTGACCTGCGCGCCGCGATGCCCACGCGGCTGGCCATTCATTATGCCATGAAGGCAAACCCTTACGCGCCGCTTCTGGAAATGATGGCAGACATGGTCGATGGTCTGGACATCGCCTCTGGCGGAGAGCTGGAGCTGGCGCGCGAGGCTGGCTACCTTCCCCGAGAAATCAGCTTCGCGGGGCCGGGCAAACGCGACGGTGAGCTGACCGCCGCCATCCGCGCCGGCGTCACCCTGAACCTGGAGAGCGAGAGCGAGGCCGACCGTGCGCTCGACATTGCCCGCGCACTGGGCGTCGCGCCGCGGCTTGCCATCCGCGTCAATCCGAGCTTCGAGATGCGCGGTTCCGGCATGAAGATGGGCGGCGGGGCCAAGCCTTTCGGTGTGGACGAGGACCGCGTGCCCGCGCTGGCCCGCCGGATCGTGGACGCCGGTGCCAACTGGCGCGGCTTCCACATCTATACCGGCAGCCAGGCGCTTGATGCCGATGCGATCATCGAGACACAGGGCCAGGTCCTCGATACCGCGGCGCGACTCGCCGGCGAGGCCGGGGTGGAGGTGCCGCACCTGAACATGGGCGGCGGTTTCGGCATTCCCTATTTCGACCGGGACCAGCCGCTGGACATTGCCGCCATCGGCGCAGCGCTCGACCGGCGGTTCGCGGCGTTGCCCGCCGTTCTTGCCGAGACCCGCTTTGCCATCGAACTGGGCCGCTATCTGGTGGGCGAGGCGGGCGTCTATCTGACCAGGATCGTCGATCGCAAAGTCAGCCACGGCACTACGTTCCTGGTGACCGACGGAGGGTTGCACCACCAACTGGCCGCAAGCGGCAACTTCGGCACGGTGGTGCGCCGCAACTACCCGCTTGCGATCGCCGGAAAGTTCGCCGCCGCGCCGGAAGAGGAGGTGAACGTGGTAGGGTGCCTGTGCACCCCGCTCGATCGCCTGGCCGAGCAGGCAATGCTGCCGCGCGCCGACGTGGGCGACCTCGTGGCGGTGTTCTGTGCGGGGGCCTACGGCGCCAGCGCCAGCCCGGCGACCTTCCTCGGCCAGGGACCGGCGCGCGAAATGCTGGTCTAG
- a CDS encoding GNAT family N-acetyltransferase → MGPFGERGQVTAISYHDTVNDLQGRVWSDQGPFARPAWFRLLEESGLHPFIAVVREGDEAMALPLHRRGGRLEALTNWYAFDWRPLRTANADDDALLPALARALLQQTHRLDLAKLPEEDGWLPRLEAAFGAAGWFIIRQPCDTNHILPVASRSYQKYLDTRPGPLRTTLKRKAKKVEAVVVAQFHPADWEAYEAIYASSWKPAEGDPALLRRFAEAESAAGRYRFALARHQGEPVAAQFWTVDGATAYIHKLAHRDSAAALSPGTTLTAALMQRVIDVDQVEQVDFGTGDDRYKRDWMEAQRTRWHLTCLRPTDPRNWPAIARHLLRTLVSRNAAG, encoded by the coding sequence ATGGGGCCTTTCGGAGAACGCGGGCAGGTGACGGCAATCAGCTATCACGACACGGTTAACGATCTGCAAGGCCGCGTATGGTCGGACCAGGGCCCGTTCGCGCGGCCGGCGTGGTTCCGCCTGCTCGAGGAGAGCGGACTGCACCCGTTCATCGCGGTGGTGCGCGAAGGCGATGAGGCCATGGCCCTGCCCCTCCACCGGCGGGGCGGCAGGCTGGAGGCGCTGACCAACTGGTACGCGTTCGACTGGCGACCTCTGCGCACCGCGAATGCCGACGACGACGCCTTGTTGCCTGCGCTCGCTCGTGCCCTCTTGCAGCAAACCCACCGGCTGGACCTGGCGAAACTCCCCGAGGAGGATGGGTGGCTGCCAAGGCTGGAAGCTGCCTTTGGCGCCGCGGGATGGTTCATCATTCGCCAGCCCTGCGATACCAATCACATCCTGCCGGTCGCCTCGCGCAGCTATCAGAAATATCTCGATACGCGCCCAGGACCGTTGCGCACGACTTTGAAACGCAAGGCTAAAAAAGTCGAAGCCGTTGTCGTTGCGCAGTTCCATCCGGCGGACTGGGAAGCGTATGAGGCGATCTACGCATCGAGCTGGAAGCCGGCGGAAGGCGACCCGGCCCTGCTGCGCCGGTTTGCCGAAGCCGAGAGCGCCGCGGGCCGCTATCGCTTCGCCCTTGCCCGCCACCAGGGCGAACCGGTGGCGGCGCAGTTCTGGACCGTGGACGGCGCCACGGCCTACATCCACAAACTGGCCCATCGCGACAGTGCCGCCGCGCTTTCGCCCGGCACGACGCTGACCGCCGCGTTGATGCAGCGCGTCATCGATGTCGATCAGGTCGAACAAGTCGACTTCGGCACTGGCGATGACCGCTACAAGCGGGACTGGATGGAAGCCCAGCGCACCCGCTGGCACCTGACCTGCCTGCGCCCCACAGACCCGCGCAACTGGCCTGCCATTGCGCGCCACCTGCTACGCACGCTTGTCAGCCGCAATGCCGCTGGCTAG
- a CDS encoding XrtA/PEP-CTERM system exopolysaccharide export protein translates to MRNTVPGKTLLSTAALGLALSACATGGTAPQLEPARFVSMQEGPGEEYIIGPLDKLTIHVWRNDELGAEVQVRPDGRITTPLVSDMPAVGKTPTMLSEDIRLQLSQYIEEPIVTVIVNEFAGTFSQQVRIVGATTEPASIPYRANMTLLDAMIAVGGLSEYAAGNRSTLIRFDRQSGEQREYTVRLADLLRRGDSDANVMLMPGDVIIIPESMF, encoded by the coding sequence ATGCGTAACACTGTACCGGGCAAGACCCTCCTCTCCACCGCCGCCCTGGGGCTGGCGCTTTCCGCGTGTGCCACTGGCGGCACGGCTCCGCAGCTGGAGCCGGCGCGTTTCGTGTCGATGCAGGAAGGCCCGGGCGAAGAATACATCATCGGCCCGCTCGACAAGCTGACCATTCACGTCTGGCGCAACGACGAGCTCGGCGCCGAGGTGCAGGTGCGCCCCGATGGCCGCATTACCACGCCGCTGGTCAGCGATATGCCCGCCGTGGGCAAGACGCCCACCATGCTGTCCGAAGACATTCGCCTGCAGCTCTCGCAGTATATCGAGGAGCCGATCGTCACGGTCATCGTGAACGAATTTGCCGGCACCTTCAGCCAGCAGGTCCGCATCGTCGGCGCGACGACGGAGCCTGCCAGCATCCCCTACCGCGCGAACATGACCCTGCTGGATGCGATGATCGCGGTCGGCGGCCTGTCCGAATATGCGGCGGGCAATCGCTCCACGCTGATCCGCTTCGACCGGCAGAGCGGCGAGCAGCGCGAATATACCGTGCGCCTGGCCGACCTGCTGCGCCGCGGTGACAGCGACGCCAACGTGATGCTGATGCCGGGCGATGTAATCATCATCCCCGAAAGCATGTTCTGA
- a CDS encoding preprotein translocase subunit YajC: protein MRATLTIALALAVLPATAFAQEADGDEPSSARSRGIEVQPYIEAAQVVTAELEPGDDVVTYSRIGAGVDAGITGRYSAASVSLRYERRIGYDDAVADTDTFSGVARASVALAGPAVTLEAGGLAARTRVDGNGATSVGDFGGNDDSTSQVYALYAGPAFQTEVGVAQVTGGYQLGYTRVESPDAITLAPGAEPVDVFDESLSQRAAVRAGVAPDTVLPVGLGVGAGWNRQDVSNLDQRIEDRYVRADVTVPVSPTLAVVGGVGYEHVEVSSRDAVRDAAGDPVIGVDGRFVTDSAAPRQIAYETDGLIWDVGVMWRPSRRTSASASIGRRYGSTNYYGSLTYAPTARSALNVSVYTGLTSFGGQVIGALEELGTDFEALRNPITGQLGGCVAATEGNGCALARIGSIRSSVFRSRGVAISYGASAGRTSFGVGAGYDRRSFIAGEDTVLAAANGVVDENWWLSAYAAQQLDRQSQVSLGGSANLSDSGFGDSGQSIGYSLVAAYNREFLERLSGTAAVGLDGVSRENLPDYAGASALVGLRYTF, encoded by the coding sequence ATGCGAGCCACCCTGACAATCGCACTCGCGCTGGCGGTCCTGCCGGCCACCGCCTTTGCGCAGGAAGCCGACGGCGATGAGCCGTCCAGCGCGCGCTCTCGCGGGATCGAGGTGCAGCCTTATATCGAGGCTGCGCAGGTCGTTACCGCCGAACTCGAACCGGGCGACGACGTCGTCACCTATTCCCGCATCGGTGCCGGAGTGGATGCCGGAATCACCGGGCGCTACAGCGCGGCCTCCGTCTCGCTGCGCTACGAGCGGCGGATCGGTTATGACGACGCGGTTGCCGACACCGATACCTTTTCGGGCGTTGCCCGCGCTTCCGTGGCGCTGGCGGGTCCGGCGGTCACGCTGGAGGCGGGCGGTCTTGCGGCGCGCACCCGGGTGGATGGCAACGGCGCGACATCCGTTGGCGATTTCGGCGGCAACGACGATTCAACCAGCCAGGTCTACGCCCTCTACGCCGGCCCCGCGTTCCAGACCGAGGTCGGTGTCGCGCAGGTCACCGGCGGCTACCAGCTCGGCTACACGCGGGTGGAATCGCCGGATGCCATTACGCTCGCGCCCGGCGCCGAGCCCGTCGACGTGTTCGATGAATCGCTGTCGCAGCGCGCCGCCGTGCGGGCAGGCGTCGCACCCGACACCGTCCTGCCCGTCGGCCTTGGCGTTGGCGCAGGCTGGAACCGGCAGGATGTGTCCAACCTCGATCAGCGGATCGAGGATCGGTATGTGCGCGCCGATGTGACCGTGCCGGTCTCCCCCACTCTCGCCGTTGTCGGCGGCGTGGGTTACGAACACGTCGAGGTGTCCAGCCGCGATGCCGTGCGCGATGCCGCGGGCGATCCGGTGATCGGCGTCGATGGCCGCTTCGTGACGGACAGCGCCGCCCCCCGCCAAATCGCCTACGAGACCGATGGCCTCATCTGGGACGTCGGCGTGATGTGGCGCCCCAGCCGTCGCACCAGCGCCAGCGCCAGCATCGGGCGCCGCTACGGTTCAACCAATTACTACGGCTCGCTCACCTATGCGCCCACCGCTCGTTCGGCACTGAACGTCTCGGTCTATACCGGGCTGACGAGCTTCGGCGGTCAGGTCATCGGCGCGCTGGAGGAACTGGGCACCGATTTCGAGGCCTTGCGCAATCCCATCACCGGCCAGCTTGGCGGCTGCGTTGCGGCAACGGAAGGCAACGGTTGCGCGCTCGCCCGCATCGGCTCGATCCGCTCCTCCGTCTTCCGGAGCCGCGGCGTGGCCATCAGCTATGGTGCCAGTGCTGGCCGCACTTCGTTTGGCGTGGGCGCGGGCTACGATCGGCGCAGCTTCATCGCCGGTGAGGATACGGTCCTTGCCGCCGCCAATGGGGTGGTGGACGAGAACTGGTGGCTTTCGGCCTATGCCGCGCAGCAGCTCGACCGGCAGTCGCAGGTCTCGCTGGGCGGATCGGCGAACCTTTCCGACAGCGGATTTGGCGATAGCGGGCAGTCCATCGGTTACAGCCTGGTTGCCGCCTACAACCGCGAATTCCTCGAACGGCTGAGCGGCACCGCTGCGGTTGGCCTCGACGGGGTAAGCCGCGAAAACCTTCCCGATTACGCCGGCGCCTCTGCGCTCGTCGGCCTTCGCTACACCTTCTGA
- a CDS encoding XrtA system polysaccharide chain length determinant yields MNNLLEELRGGVWAVWNRRWLALSIAWGVALLGWVVVALVPNTYESEARIFVQLDDVLAEQIGIGAGARSRDIDRIRQTLVSSVNLETVVRSTRIGDGVTSDTQMEAAIARLTEDVTVVSQGDNIFEITARSGRGDLSENENAELAQVIAQRMIDIFREQNLGGARGEMADSIEFLDQQLSQREQQLQAAEERRLAFEAQNPDLVGGAQAIAAQMSATRSELRSVEADLAAAQSALAAINGQLASTPRTLVVPGTGGGGNSSLAQAESNLAAMRARGLTNSHPDIVAARRTVEAMRAQGGGGGGGGASSQPNPTYSSLQSMLVERQSNVQSLQSRAAALSSEIASINASQAREPGAAAEATRISRDYEVLREQYDELLQDREELRLRGQVESERSAISFEVVDPPTTPRSPAAPNRPLLLFGVLVLAVGAGVGTAFVLSKIGSTFATAGQLERAFGLPVVGTITHNFTEAGRALRRQRFKYFAAGTAGLGVLFVVLVGVEFVQRGGVA; encoded by the coding sequence GTGAACAACCTGCTCGAGGAACTGCGCGGCGGCGTATGGGCGGTGTGGAACCGCCGCTGGCTGGCACTAAGCATCGCCTGGGGCGTGGCCCTGCTTGGCTGGGTGGTGGTGGCACTGGTCCCCAATACCTACGAGAGCGAGGCGCGCATCTTCGTGCAGCTTGATGACGTGCTGGCCGAGCAGATCGGCATCGGCGCAGGCGCGCGCAGCCGCGATATCGATCGCATTCGCCAGACGCTGGTAAGCTCGGTCAATCTCGAAACCGTTGTGCGCTCCACCCGCATCGGCGACGGGGTGACCTCGGACACGCAGATGGAAGCGGCCATCGCCCGGCTGACCGAGGACGTGACCGTCGTCTCGCAAGGCGACAACATCTTTGAAATCACCGCCCGCAGCGGCCGCGGCGACCTTTCGGAGAACGAGAACGCCGAACTGGCGCAGGTTATCGCCCAGCGCATGATCGACATCTTCCGCGAACAGAACCTGGGCGGCGCCCGTGGGGAAATGGCGGACTCGATCGAGTTCCTTGATCAGCAGCTTTCCCAGCGCGAACAGCAGCTTCAGGCCGCCGAGGAACGGCGCCTGGCGTTCGAGGCGCAAAATCCCGACCTCGTCGGCGGGGCGCAGGCCATTGCCGCGCAGATGTCCGCCACCCGTTCCGAACTGCGCAGCGTGGAGGCGGATCTCGCCGCCGCGCAGAGCGCGCTCGCCGCCATCAACGGCCAGCTCGCCAGCACGCCGCGAACCCTCGTCGTGCCGGGCACCGGCGGCGGCGGCAACAGCAGCCTGGCGCAGGCGGAATCCAACCTTGCCGCCATGCGCGCACGCGGCCTCACCAATTCACATCCCGACATCGTGGCAGCGCGGCGCACCGTGGAAGCGATGCGGGCGCAGGGCGGCGGCGGCGGAGGGGGCGGCGCAAGCAGCCAGCCCAACCCGACCTACAGCTCGCTCCAGTCCATGCTCGTGGAACGGCAGAGCAACGTGCAGTCGCTGCAATCGCGCGCCGCCGCGCTCAGCTCCGAGATCGCCTCGATCAACGCCAGCCAGGCGCGCGAGCCGGGCGCCGCTGCCGAGGCGACGCGGATCAGCCGCGATTACGAGGTGCTGCGCGAGCAGTACGACGAACTGCTGCAGGATCGCGAAGAGCTGCGCCTGCGCGGACAGGTCGAAAGCGAACGCAGCGCCATCAGCTTCGAGGTTGTCGACCCGCCCACCACGCCGCGTTCGCCTGCCGCACCCAATCGCCCCCTGCTGCTGTTCGGCGTGCTGGTGCTGGCCGTGGGCGCGGGCGTGGGAACGGCCTTCGTGCTCAGCAAGATCGGCTCCACCTTTGCCACGGCGGGCCAGCTGGAACGCGCCTTCGGGCTGCCGGTGGTGGGCACGATCACGCACAATTTCACCGAGGCCGGACGCGCCCTGCGCCGCCAGCGCTTCAAGTATTTCGCCGCCGGCACAGCGGGGCTGGGCGTGCTGTTCGTGGTGCTGGTGGGCGTCGAGTTCGTCCAGCGCGGCGGCGTAGCGTGA
- a CDS encoding capsular biosynthesis protein has translation MTEHRKITPPSRSLFERAEDFFGGKSTFTSAPVPRELAQPVNRRIVKRKPRAAPEVLEALERQQAAARARAVSERELQAAPPASASQPAPVAVAAPAPAPSPVAAPEPEPVYEDVHFSGELHHVDRDALAAHGLILPEAPVTALFEEFRIVKRQVLASVRKAREAGSGKLAQRVLICSPLPGEGKSFCAANLALAMAAEKDSEVLLVDADFAKPSILSMFGLPRGPGFMDVLARDDIQVEDCVMATDIAGLFVLPAGNHTTSDSEFLASDRTAVVLDRLTRAAPNRIIVFDSSPALAASPAAELANHVGQALVVARADRTGQSALEDALTLLSSCPDLKLLLNAAHFSPSGRRFGAYYGQEA, from the coding sequence ATGACCGAACACCGCAAGATCACGCCGCCCTCCAGATCCCTGTTCGAGCGTGCGGAGGATTTCTTTGGCGGGAAGAGCACGTTCACCTCGGCACCGGTGCCGCGCGAGCTGGCGCAGCCCGTCAACCGCCGCATCGTCAAGCGCAAGCCCAGGGCCGCGCCTGAGGTGCTGGAAGCACTGGAGCGCCAGCAGGCCGCCGCCCGCGCCCGCGCCGTGTCGGAGCGCGAGTTGCAGGCCGCGCCACCCGCGTCCGCCTCGCAGCCCGCGCCGGTGGCGGTTGCCGCCCCGGCACCTGCGCCATCTCCCGTTGCCGCGCCCGAGCCCGAGCCGGTCTACGAGGACGTGCATTTTTCCGGCGAGCTCCACCATGTCGATCGCGATGCCCTGGCCGCCCACGGCCTGATCCTGCCCGAGGCGCCTGTTACGGCGCTGTTCGAGGAGTTTCGCATCGTCAAGCGCCAGGTGCTCGCCTCCGTGCGCAAGGCGCGAGAGGCGGGGTCCGGCAAGCTGGCCCAGCGCGTGCTGATCTGTTCGCCGCTGCCGGGCGAGGGCAAGAGCTTTTGCGCTGCCAACCTGGCGCTGGCCATGGCTGCTGAAAAGGACAGCGAGGTACTGCTGGTCGACGCCGATTTCGCCAAGCCGTCGATCCTGTCGATGTTCGGCCTGCCGCGTGGTCCCGGCTTCATGGACGTGCTGGCGCGGGACGATATCCAGGTCGAGGATTGCGTCATGGCGACCGACATCGCCGGGCTCTTCGTCCTCCCCGCGGGCAACCACACGACCTCCGACAGCGAATTTCTCGCCAGCGATCGCACGGCCGTGGTGCTGGACCGGCTGACGCGCGCCGCGCCCAATCGCATCATCGTGTTCGACAGCTCGCCTGCGCTGGCCGCCTCGCCGGCGGCGGAGCTGGCCAATCACGTCGGCCAGGCGCTGGTCGTCGCCCGTGCCGACCGCACCGGGCAAAGCGCGCTGGAAGATGCCCTGACGCTGCTGTCGAGCTGCCCCGATCTCAAGCTGCTGCTGAATGCGGCCCATTTCAGCCCCAGCGGACGCCGCTTCGGCGCCTATTACGGGCAGGAGGCGTGA
- a CDS encoding phosphopantetheine-binding protein, producing MASHLPVAAEPSGGDIDLVLRQVLQDVLGLSAERAAELDTQSGLFGHIPELDSMAVAGLLTEIEDRLDILIEDDEVDGEMLETYGGLLAFATQKRADR from the coding sequence ATGGCGAGCCACCTTCCCGTTGCCGCGGAGCCTTCCGGCGGCGATATCGACCTGGTCCTGCGGCAGGTGCTGCAAGACGTGCTGGGCCTGTCCGCCGAACGTGCGGCCGAACTGGACACGCAATCGGGACTATTCGGCCACATTCCCGAGCTCGATTCCATGGCGGTCGCAGGTCTCCTCACCGAGATCGAGGACAGGCTGGACATCCTCATTGAAGATGACGAGGTCGACGGTGAGATGCTGGAAACCTATGGCGGGCTGCTCGCCTTCGCGACGCAGAAGCGCGCCGATCGCTGA
- a CDS encoding acyl-CoA ligase (AMP-forming), exosortase A system-associated, whose protein sequence is MTTSPDPMPRPLDHLALRGCDGDAALVLRAGTISWKDLRSRVAQMAAWLQGAVPAPGARVATWAAKGELTCLMPLAAARAGLVHVPVNPLLKRAQVRHILNDSGASLLIANAARLGSLAAGDLPQGCTALPEDVAASAWGALEAGLPPSSSDPHSLAAILYTSGSTGNPKGVMLSHANLWLGAVSVAHYLELAADDVTLAVLPLSFDYGQNQLLSTWYAGGSAVPLDYLTARDVIKACARHGVTTLAAVPPLWLQLVEQDWPADAVAPLRRLTNSGGALGEDLVRALRRRFPDARLFPMYGLTEAFRSTFLDPALVDTHPTSMGRAIPFAEILVVDEAGAEAGEGELVHCGPLVAQGYWQDAEKTARRFKPAPRASHHGGTAVWSGDTVRRDAEGLLYFVGREDAMIKSAGNRISPQEIEDAAIASGMAEEAVAFGLPDARLGEAIHLVVRGSGEEGVLREVLRRELPNFMQPATIRWIDAMPLNPNGKVDRARLRKDAE, encoded by the coding sequence ATGACCACCTCGCCCGACCCCATGCCCCGACCGCTCGATCACCTCGCCCTGCGCGGGTGTGATGGCGATGCGGCACTCGTGCTGCGCGCAGGGACGATTAGCTGGAAGGACTTAAGAAGCCGTGTCGCGCAGATGGCGGCGTGGCTGCAAGGCGCCGTTCCAGCGCCGGGGGCACGGGTGGCAACCTGGGCGGCGAAGGGTGAACTGACGTGCCTTATGCCCCTTGCCGCCGCGCGGGCCGGCCTGGTCCACGTGCCGGTCAACCCGCTTCTGAAACGCGCGCAGGTGAGGCACATCCTGAACGATAGCGGGGCAAGCCTGTTGATCGCGAACGCGGCCCGCCTCGGATCGCTGGCGGCGGGCGACTTGCCGCAGGGGTGCACTGCGTTGCCCGAGGACGTTGCGGCCAGCGCATGGGGCGCGCTTGAAGCCGGTTTGCCCCCGTCCAGTAGCGATCCCCACAGCCTTGCCGCCATTCTTTACACCAGCGGCTCCACCGGCAATCCCAAGGGGGTCATGCTGAGCCATGCGAACCTGTGGCTGGGCGCGGTCAGCGTAGCGCACTATCTGGAGCTGGCGGCGGACGACGTGACGCTGGCGGTTCTGCCGCTGAGCTTCGATTACGGACAGAACCAGTTGTTATCGACCTGGTATGCCGGCGGGAGCGCGGTGCCGCTCGACTACCTCACCGCGCGCGATGTCATCAAGGCCTGCGCGCGGCACGGCGTCACGACGCTGGCGGCCGTTCCGCCCTTGTGGCTGCAACTGGTGGAGCAGGACTGGCCTGCGGATGCTGTCGCGCCGCTGCGGCGGCTGACCAACAGTGGCGGTGCCCTGGGCGAAGATCTCGTGCGGGCGCTGAGGCGGCGGTTCCCCGACGCCCGGCTGTTCCCGATGTATGGCCTGACAGAAGCGTTTCGCTCCACCTTTCTCGATCCGGCTCTGGTCGATACCCATCCAACCTCGATGGGGCGGGCCATTCCGTTTGCCGAGATCCTGGTGGTTGACGAAGCGGGCGCGGAAGCGGGGGAGGGTGAGCTTGTCCATTGCGGGCCGCTGGTGGCGCAAGGATACTGGCAGGATGCCGAGAAGACCGCGCGCCGGTTCAAACCTGCGCCGCGGGCATCCCACCATGGCGGTACGGCGGTGTGGTCGGGTGATACGGTGCGGCGCGATGCGGAGGGGCTGCTGTACTTTGTCGGCCGCGAGGATGCGATGATCAAGAGTGCGGGAAACCGTATCAGCCCGCAGGAAATCGAGGATGCCGCCATCGCCAGTGGAATGGCAGAGGAGGCAGTGGCCTTTGGCCTGCCCGATGCCCGGCTTGGCGAGGCGATCCATCTCGTCGTTCGGGGCAGCGGGGAGGAGGGGGTTTTGCGCGAGGTGCTGCGGCGCGAATTGCCGAACTTCATGCAGCCTGCCACCATCCGCTGGATCGATGCGATGCCACTGAACCCCAACGGCAAGGTCGACCGTGCGCGCCTGAGGAAAGACGCGGAATGA
- a CDS encoding XrtA/PEP-CTERM system-associated ATPase, which yields MFDNFYGLTGKPFQLTPDPEFYFRSITHRKALSYLGYGLAQGEGFIVITGEVGAGKSTLVAHMMQSLDTSAVTVAQIVTSKLNEEEIIHVVAGAFGLDIEGHDKATALTEIESFLHEEAREGRRCLLVVDESQNLTVAALEELRMLSNFQLGSHPLLQTLLLGQPEFRVTLQSDIGLEQLRQRVIAAHHLEPMQKSEIEPYIMHRLQKVGWDGNPSFDMRVFSELYEASGGIPRRVNQIANRLLLLGAVEERNRIDAAMLQSVLAEMEAERAFPEAAPAALKQKNPEFEPVKAMPSVPRVDMEQFEAALAERDAQIAELQQAIVELSNQADEATANAVRPEIEAMRSQISRIEARCFEQERSIRQTLTMLIEWIEGEMHTSKAA from the coding sequence ATGTTCGACAATTTCTACGGCCTCACCGGCAAGCCTTTCCAGCTTACGCCCGACCCGGAATTCTACTTCCGCTCGATCACGCACAGGAAGGCGCTCAGCTACCTCGGCTATGGTCTCGCGCAGGGCGAGGGCTTCATTGTCATCACCGGCGAGGTGGGCGCGGGCAAGTCCACGCTGGTCGCCCACATGATGCAAAGCCTCGATACCTCGGCGGTGACGGTGGCGCAGATCGTGACCAGCAAGCTGAACGAGGAAGAGATCATCCACGTCGTGGCCGGCGCGTTCGGTCTCGACATCGAAGGGCATGACAAGGCCACCGCGCTGACGGAGATCGAAAGCTTCCTGCACGAGGAAGCACGCGAGGGACGCCGTTGCCTGCTGGTGGTGGACGAATCGCAGAACCTGACCGTCGCCGCGCTGGAAGAACTGCGGATGCTGTCGAACTTCCAGCTCGGCAGCCATCCGCTGTTGCAGACCCTGCTGCTCGGCCAACCGGAATTCAGGGTCACGTTGCAGAGCGATATCGGGCTGGAGCAGCTGCGCCAGCGCGTGATCGCCGCGCACCATCTCGAACCGATGCAGAAGAGCGAGATCGAGCCCTATATCATGCACCGCCTGCAAAAGGTGGGCTGGGACGGCAACCCTTCGTTCGACATGCGCGTCTTCTCCGAGCTCTACGAGGCGTCGGGCGGTATCCCGCGCCGGGTCAACCAGATCGCCAACCGCCTGCTGCTGCTGGGCGCCGTGGAGGAACGCAACCGGATCGATGCGGCCATGCTGCAATCGGTGCTGGCCGAGATGGAGGCCGAGCGTGCCTTTCCCGAGGCAGCCCCTGCCGCGCTCAAACAGAAGAATCCCGAATTCGAACCGGTCAAGGCCATGCCAAGCGTGCCGCGCGTGGACATGGAGCAGTTTGAAGCCGCCCTGGCTGAACGCGACGCGCAGATCGCTGAACTGCAACAGGCCATCGTCGAGCTTTCCAACCAGGCCGACGAGGCCACCGCCAATGCCGTGCGGCCCGAGATCGAAGCCATGCGCAGTCAGATCTCGCGCATAGAGGCCCGTTGTTTCGAGCAGGAACGCTCGATCCGCCAGACGCTGACGATGCTGATCGAATGGATCGAGGGCGAGATGCACACGAGCAAGGCTGCCTGA